The proteins below come from a single Miscanthus floridulus cultivar M001 chromosome 1, ASM1932011v1, whole genome shotgun sequence genomic window:
- the LOC136497033 gene encoding uncharacterized protein, which produces MEAKMEPESLDFEDNGDHQPSSEASPASDAICDDSHVCPCIGSEHQAEIPNLATEDERRELMASSHNDSILHGYGYPVVVGLALPITWASPSELNKTEEVLQMQKCSESGTQGSTGDVQSQVASTCATRNDTGRCDPTFQDPHTVVPLVQIKSDSNQAYDDKMVPCPTQEGQNVTNNSIVQQRETKQLNPLPYSPIALWSDLEAEVFLLGLYIFGKNLNLLSRFLGTKTVGDVLAYYYGKFYRRDAYKRWSDCRKAKTRKCILGERIFQGWRQQELISRLKSKIPKEAHDSLIEVFKSFSDSQTSLKEFVFSLKSTVGAETFVEAVGVGKGKHDLTGFIADQSKPNHALSVHSDLPTGKDCSSLASEDIIKLLNGDFRRSKTRSNDIFWEAVWPRLLAKGWHSEQPKDVSTTKNCLVFLVPGIKKFSRSKLTKGTHYFDSVSDVLKRVAADPVLLELEVDAINNGLTAEENGSITDVKLNQDSPLDGYQELPKFTIIDTSLVEGEEPFNVRELRNLPADANITLLLSQHSSNMVSYSSSEEEGANDRLSDDQEDCGRVKAEVKEIEMVSAGSLQNMVTANGHSSNGNDDKIDLTGIYGIKTKPERRKYLSPVSKRRRLNSCSNEQASRRSFSFSKGGGLEKEKSKPPLTSSKPAAVEVGGTFQSKTIASCSTKEKPSEQKADALNSLTDDGQNERMVMENLINKSLECKVDAVAEVHSKIIADKPKFVKERGEVIGPIDLNKLETLHDDKASRSIDTTSLENLGSMKVDEAPSSLDKNMACDPSGAAGRSVSEVPDPALQVNARRHGTRNRPPTAKALEAVAFGLLGSAKRKGELKNRATSRPSQRARKSAKDSLPVSSSGDAKTSCIDAEAQQ; this is translated from the exons ATGGAGCCAGAATCACTCGATTTTGAAGACAATGGAGACCACCAACCTTCATCAGAAGCTTCTCCTGCTTCAGATGCGATATGTGATGACTCGCATGTATGTCCATGCATTGGAAGTGAGCACCAGGCAGAAATCCCCAATCTGGCTACAGAGGATGAGCGCCGTGAGCTCATGGCCAGTTCACATAATGATTCCATATTGCATGGCTATGGTTACCCTGTTGTGGTTGGGTTAGCTTTACCAATTACGTGGGCATCACCAAGCGAACTCAATAAGACGGAAGAGGTACTACAAATGCAAAAATGTTCAGAATCTGGAACACAAGGCAGCACTGGAGATGTGCAAAGTCAGGTGGCCTCAACTTGTGCAACCAGAAATGACACTGGCAGATGTGATCCAACATTCCAGGATCCACATACAGTAGTGCCTTTAGTTCAAATTAAATCTGACAGTAATCAAGCATATGATGACAAAATGGTCCCTTGCCCCACTCAAGAAGGACAGAATGTCACCAATAATTCAATAGTGCAGCAGAGAGAAACCAAACAATTAAATCCTCTGCCTTATTCACCCATTGCTCTTTGGAGTGATCTTGAGGCAGAGGTATTTCTTCTTGGGCTCTACATTTTTGGCAAGAATCTCAACCTGCTGAGCAGGTTTCTGGGTACAAAGACTGTTGGTGATGTGCTTGCATACTACTATGGGAAATTCTACAGAAGAGATGCGTACAAAAGATGGTCAGACTGTAGAAAGGCAAAAACTAGGAAATGCATTCTTGGCGAACGCATTTTTCAAGGATGGCGACAGCAGGAACTAATATCACGTCTGAAATCTAAAATCCCGAAAGAAGCTCATGATTCGTTGATTGAG GTTTTCAAATCTTTCAGTGATAGCCAAACATCTTTGAAGGAATTTGTCTTCAGTCTGAAATCCACTGTTGGAGCAGAAACTTTTGTGGAGGCGGTTGGGGTTGGTAAAGGGAAGCACGATTTGACTGGATTCATTGCGGACCAATCTAAACCCAATCATGCTCTCTCTGTTCACAGTGACTTGCCTACAGGCAAAGACTGTTCTTCACTTGCTTCAGAAGATATAATCAAGTTATTAAATGGTGATTTCAGAAGAAGTAAGACTAGATCAAATGATATTTTCTGGGAAGCTGTATGGCCCCGTTTGCTTGCAAAAGGGTGGCACTCAGAGCAGCCAAAGGATGTTAGCACAACTAAGAATTGCCTTGTATTTCTTGTGCCGGGTATAAAGAAGTTCTCGAGAAGTAAACTCACTAAAGGTACTCACTATTTTGATTCTGTCAGTGATGTCCTTAAAAGAGTGGCAGCAGATCCTGTTCTTCTTGAGTTGGAGGTTGATGCGATAAACAATGGTTTAACTGCTGAGGAAAATGGCAGTATCACAGATGTGAAACTGAACCAGGATAGTCCGTTAGATGGATATCAGGAGCTTCCTAAGTTCACAATAATTGATACTAGCTTAGTCGAAGGGGAAGAGCCATTCAATGTACGGGAACTGAGGAACTTACCTGCAGATGCAAATATTACTCTTCTCCTTTCACAACATTCATCTAATATGGTGAGTTACAGCTCCTCTGAAGAGGAAGGTGCCAATGATAGATTATCAGATGACCAGGAAGATTGTGGACGAGTTAAAGCTGAGGTCAAGGAAATTGAAATGGTTTCAGCTGGTTCACTGCAAAACATGGTGACTGCTAATGGCCACTCTTCTAATGGCAATGATGACAAAATCGATCTGACAGGCATCTATGGCATCAAAACAAAACCTGAAAGGCGCAAGTATTTGTCCCCAGTGTCAAAGCGCAGAAGATTAAATAGCTGTAGTAATGAACAGGCCAGCCGGCGCAGTTTTTCTTTCTCAAAAGGTGGTGGTTTGGAGAAAGAGAAAAGCAAGCCACCATTGACTTCATCCAAACCAGCTGCTGTTGAAGTTGGCGGCACTTTTCAGAGTAAAACAATTGCAAGCTGTTCTACAAAGGAGAAGCCATCTGAGCAGAAAGCAGATGCATTGAACTCTCTTACCGATGATGGGCAAAATGAGAGAATGGTTATGGAGAACTTAATTAACAAGTCATTAGAGTGTAAGGTTGATGCTGTGGCTGAAGTTCACTCAAAGATCATTGCCGATAAGCCAAAATTTGTCAAAGAAAGAGGTGAGGTTATTGGTCCAATTGACTTGAATAAACTGGAAACGCTACATGATGATAAGGCAAGCCGAAGCATTGACACCACATCATTGGAAAATCTTGGTAGCATGAAGGTTGATGAAGCTCCCTCCAGTTTAGACAAGAACATGGCCTGTGATCCTTCAGGGGCAGCAGGAAGATCTGTTAGCGAGGTGCCTGATCCTGCTTTGCAGGTGAATGCTCGGAGGCACGGAACCAGAAACAGGCCTCCCACTGCAAAAGCTTTGGAAGCTGTTGCTTTTGGACTTCTTGGGAGCGCGAAGCGGAAGGGTGAGTTGAAGAACAGGGCGACAAGCCGGCCTTCTCAGCGAGCTCGCAAATCTGCCAAAGACTCGCTTCCCGTGTCTTCTAGTGGTGACGCAAAGACGTCATGCATAGATGCAGAAGCGCAGCAATGA